Sequence from the Sulfuricurvum sp. IAE1 genome:
AACCATCCTGGGCGGCGGAATTGCCGGAATCGAAGCCGCCATTTATTACCGTAAAGAAGGTTTCGAAGTCGAACTCATCAGCGACCGCAGCTATCTGTTCGTCTACCCCATTGCAATCTGGATCCCCGTCCACGTCAACCGCTTCGACGACGCCACCCTTTCACTGGACAGACTCGCCGCACGGCACGGATTCACACTGACGATCGACCGCGTTACCGCCATCAATGCCGCGACCCGTACCGTCACCCTTCAAGAAGGGGGAGAACGAACAATAGCGCACCTCGTCATTGCGATCGGGGCGGGCAAGATGAAACACGAGGGGATCGCCCACACCCTCTCGATCTGCGGCGAACCGGAGCAATCGCTTCAACTCAAAGAAAAGATCGACGCCCTGATCGCCCGCGGCAGCGGCAAGATCGCCTTCGGCTTCGGGGGTAACCCCAACGATTCCAGCGGAGTGCGCGGAGGGCCGGGATTCGAACTCTTTTTCAACCTTCATCACCGTCTCAAAAAACTCGGAATCCGCGAAAATTTCGAAATGACCTTTTTCGCACCGATGCCCTCTCCCGGCGCCCGCATGGGGAACAAAGCCCTGGGCATGATGGAAACGATGTTCAAGCGCAACCGCTTCGCAACCCGTTACGGCAAAAAAATCAAGCGCTTCGAGGCCGAGGGGATCGTTTTCGAAGACGACACGACCCTCCCAAGCGATCTGACGATGTTCATCCCCGCCGGTGACGGTTCTGAG
This genomic interval carries:
- a CDS encoding NAD(P)/FAD-dependent oxidoreductase, with product MKNVTILGGGIAGIEAAIYYRKEGFEVELISDRSYLFVYPIAIWIPVHVNRFDDATLSLDRLAARHGFTLTIDRVTAINAATRTVTLQEGGERTIAHLVIAIGAGKMKHEGIAHTLSICGEPEQSLQLKEKIDALIARGSGKIAFGFGGNPNDSSGVRGGPGFELFFNLHHRLKKLGIRENFEMTFFAPMPSPGARMGNKALGMMETMFKRNRFATRYGKKIKRFEAEGIVFEDDTTLPSDLTMFIPAGDGSELIKSSDLPQNAAGFIRIDGHCEIEEVSGWYAIGDATALEGPDWKAKQGHIAEIMARNAAHNSAVSFGLKNEPKKTYHGHLNILCLMDMGNGAGFVYRDDAKARLIPMPLVGHWLKMGWGWYYKLSKMGYIPRLPGL